A genomic region of Candidatus Angelobacter sp. contains the following coding sequences:
- a CDS encoding Gfo/Idh/MocA family oxidoreductase, with translation MKSTQNRRSFLKRATLAIGAASAARVLPGLNVLAASSTGDKLNCVQIGCGGRGFNHLDEVIGRNGQNLYAIVEPDANKHASVKGWLSRRNLDADKLQIFTDYRQMFDKIGKQIDAVFITTPNHHHALAAMIAMQLGKNVYCEKPVCHDIGEARLLREMARKSKVATQMGNQGHCEEGYRRLCEYIWGGVIGKVTETHSWTDRANGGVGPRPPSQPPPPGLHWDQWIGPAPYRDYHADLHPHEWHGWYDFGNGSIGNMGCHVLDGVYWALKLEHPDSVEVEYIRGGSDERYPTGSRIRWDCPAREGMSPVKVYWYEGLNKTTKDEAVGNLKAAKGAARNLPPLLADLQKQYPDEELDRGDSGTLYVGEKGVIFTGTYGDKMHIVPWEKMKETPAPSRTLPRPKNIFTDFIEACRAGKTETAVPFEYGTRLTEFAILGNLAQHVGEGKKVEWDGPNMKVTNIPELNHWVKRGYRKGWQV, from the coding sequence CCACCCTGGCAATCGGGGCCGCGTCTGCTGCGCGCGTTCTGCCAGGCCTTAACGTCCTCGCGGCCAGCAGCACGGGTGACAAGCTGAACTGCGTGCAGATCGGCTGCGGCGGGCGGGGCTTCAATCATTTGGACGAGGTTATCGGCCGGAACGGGCAAAATCTTTACGCCATCGTGGAGCCTGACGCGAACAAGCACGCGTCCGTAAAAGGCTGGCTGTCCAGACGGAACCTCGACGCGGACAAACTCCAGATTTTTACCGATTACCGGCAGATGTTCGACAAGATTGGCAAGCAAATCGATGCTGTCTTCATTACCACGCCAAACCATCATCACGCGCTCGCCGCCATGATCGCCATGCAACTCGGCAAGAACGTTTACTGCGAGAAGCCGGTGTGCCACGACATTGGAGAGGCCCGACTGCTGCGTGAAATGGCCCGAAAGTCCAAAGTGGCCACGCAAATGGGGAATCAAGGGCACTGCGAGGAAGGGTACCGTCGGTTGTGCGAATACATCTGGGGCGGGGTCATCGGCAAAGTTACTGAGACTCACAGCTGGACAGACCGCGCCAACGGCGGCGTGGGCCCGCGTCCGCCGTCGCAACCGCCTCCGCCCGGCTTGCATTGGGACCAGTGGATAGGGCCGGCACCCTACCGTGATTATCATGCGGATCTCCATCCGCACGAATGGCACGGTTGGTATGACTTCGGCAACGGTTCGATCGGCAACATGGGCTGCCATGTGCTGGACGGCGTGTATTGGGCGCTCAAACTCGAACATCCCGACAGTGTTGAAGTCGAGTACATCAGGGGCGGCAGTGACGAGCGGTATCCGACCGGCAGCCGCATTCGTTGGGATTGCCCGGCCCGAGAAGGGATGTCGCCGGTGAAAGTTTACTGGTATGAGGGTCTGAACAAGACCACCAAAGACGAGGCGGTAGGGAACCTTAAAGCCGCCAAAGGCGCCGCCCGCAATCTCCCACCGCTCCTGGCCGATCTGCAAAAGCAATACCCGGACGAAGAACTTGACCGCGGCGACAGCGGCACGCTTTATGTCGGGGAAAAAGGAGTCATTTTTACCGGGACGTACGGAGACAAGATGCACATTGTGCCGTGGGAGAAAATGAAGGAAACGCCCGCGCCGTCCAGGACATTGCCGCGTCCCAAAAATATTTTTACAGACTTCATCGAGGCGTGTCGCGCGGGCAAGACCGAAACCGCCGTGCCGTTTGAGTACGGCACGCGGTTGACCGAATTCGCCATCCTCGGCAATCTGGCGCAGCACGTCGGCGAAGGGAAAAAAGTGGAATGGGACGGTCCAAACATGAAAGTCACCAACATTCCCGAGCTCAATCACTGGGTGAAGCGCGGTTATCGCAAAGGGTGGCAGGTCTGA